TTTGACCCAAATTCGGTGCATACATTTGAGCTTAAAAAAGATGAGTGGGCGAGGGTCTTTATAACCGAGAAAAAAACTCAAAGAGTTGAGACTTTTGACTTTCGTTGGACGCTGTTTGATAGCACAAATATCACTGTGCAAAGCTTTTTTAGGCGCTATCCAAGGCAGATGGTCTTTTCGCTAAGACAAGGACAAAACACCTACATGCAGCGAGTTTTGCCTGATTTTATGATGCCGCCAAACGAGAGTGTGAGCCTTTATATATCGTTTGTTGATTTTAAGGATAAAAAGGCGCATTTTAGGGTGGCGCTGCTAGATGAGAGCAAGCGTGTGGATGTGGGTTTTCGAGATCCGCACGAGGATAAATAGAAGGATAAAAATGGATAAAATCGATGAAATAATGAGCAAATTTATAAGCGAGCTTGGCTACAAAGAGGCGTTTGAGATGTTTTTAAAGATAAGCTCAGGCAAGAAGCTACGCTCAAAACTTCTTTTAAAGATCGCAGGCGAGAGTGAAATTTCTCTTAAGCTTTGCGCTATCATCGAGCTCATCCACCTTGCAAGCTTGCTACACGATGACGTCATAGACGAGGCAAATATAAGACGCGGCAAGCCAAGCATAAACGCACTTTTTGGCAGTAAAAACTCAGTCATGCTAGGCGACATCCTCTACTCAAAGGCTTATTTCGAGCTTACAAAATTTGATCCAAGCATCGCAGCTGTCATCTCAGATGCGGTCAGCAAACTAAGTATCGGTGAGATGATGGATGTGAAAATGGCTGAAAATTTTAACGAAAATGAGCAAGAATATTTAAAAATGATCTACTATAAAACAGCTGTTTTGATAGAGGCCACGGCTATTTGTGGGGCAAAGCTAGCTGGCAAAGATAGCAAGAAATTTGGCATTTATGGCAAAAATTTAGGTCTCGCATTTCAGATCGTTGATGATATCTTAGACATAACTCAAGATGAAAAAACGCTTGGCAAACCAGCACTTAACGACTTTGTCGAGGGCAAAACGACACTTCCTTACATATATCTTTATAAGAGCCTGGACGAGGCTGGCAGGGCAAAGCTTAGATCGCTTTGGGCAAAGAAATTAAACGCGGACGAAATTTCGTGGCTAAAAGAAAATTTTGATAAAACTAGCTCACTTAGCAAGGCTGTAAGCGAGGCAAAAAGGCTTGGAGCTGAAGCAATAGAAGCGATAAAAGAGTATAAAAACGCCGAGCTTGAAGGGATCATAAAAAGCATGATAGATAGGGAATTTTGATGCACTATTTAGATATAAGTTTTACATATAAAAACACTGATATTTCAGTCAGAGAAAAGCTTGCATTTGATAGTGACGATAAAAAAGAGCAAATTTTAAAGCTGATAAACTCAAACAAAAACATAAAAGAGAGCATGGTGCTAAACACCTGCAACCGCGTCGAGATCATAGCAAGCGTGGAGGATGTAAAGGCCGCTACTGCTCATATCATCAGGTGTATGTCGATATTTTCAGGCGTTTTTGAAGATGAGCTTTATGAGAGGGCGGATATCTACGAAAACAGCGGTGCCGCACACCACCTATTTGCTGTGGCAAGCTCGCTTGATAGCCTAGTCGTTGGCGAAACGCAGATCGTTGGCCAGCTAAAAAATGCCTTTAAATTTGCCTATGATAACAACTCATGTGGCGAAGATATCAGCAAGATCATCCACTACGCATGTAAGTGCGCTGCCAAGGTTAGAAACGAAACTCAAATTTCTAAAAACCCGATCTCAGTTTCAAGCGTCGCCGTGGCAAAGGCAAAAGAAATTTTTGGCACGCTTGAGGGTAAAACTGCTATCGTCGTGGGCGCTGGTGAGATGGGCGAGCTAGCAGCAAAGCACCTCATATCAAGCGGCGCAGAAGTGATCATCATAAACAGAAGCTCTGAGCGCGTCGAGCAGCTAGTTGATAGCCTAGGAGATAACGCGAGCTGGGATAGTATTTTGAAATTAAAAGAGTATGTAAATAACTACGATCTCATCTTTTCAAGCACCGCAGCCCCGCACGCTATCATCACAGGCGAGATCATCGAACCAAGAGAATTTCACAGATACTTTTTTGATATCGCCGTGCCAAGAGATATCGATCTTTTAAATACAGAGCTTATCAGCGTCTATACGGTCGATAGCTTGGAGGAGATCGTGCGTAAAAATTTAGCCCTAAGAGAGGAGCAGGCGCAAAAGGCTTACTCGATCGTCGGTCAAGATACGAGCGAGTTTTTAAAGACTTTAAAAGAAGATATGAGCGTGCCTCTTATAAAATCTATCCGCAAACAGGCTGAAATTTGCGCTAAAAATGAGCTAGAAAAGGCGATGAAAAAGGGCTATTTAAAGCATAGCGATTACGACGAAGCGCAAAAGCTCATTCACCAAGTCTTTAAAGCATTTTTACACCAGCCAACTATGAAGCTAAAAGGGCTTGCAGACGAGGAGAGAGCGAGCGAGCTTTCAAACGGAGTTAAATTTTTATTTGACATAAAAGATGAACAAAATTTTCAAGCAGGAGATATAGATGAAATTTAGTAAATTTTACGCCCCAACGACCAAAGAAGCACCAAAAGATGCATCTTTACCAAGTCATCAGTTTTTGATAAGAGGTGGCTTTGTCGAGCAGATCGGCTCTGGGCTTTATAACTATCTACCGCTTGGAAAGATCATGCATGATAAAATTTCACGCGTGGTAAAAGAGGAGATGAACGAGGCTGGCGCGCTAGAGGTGAGCTTTAGCGTGGTCACTTCAGGCGAGCTTTGGAAGCAAAGTGGCCGCTACAATGTCTTTGGCAAGGAGCTTTTGCGCTTTAAAGATAGAAAGGATAATGACTTTGTTATAAGCCCGACAAACGAAGAGGCAGCCGTTGCCTTAGTGCGTGGCAAGGTGACTAGCTACAAGCAACTACCACTAAATTTATACCAGATAAACACCAAATTTCGTGACGAGGCAAGACCACGCTTTGGCTTGCTAAGAGGTCGCGAATTTACGATGAAAGATGGCTATAGTTTTCACTCTAGCAAAGAGGATCTTAAGCGTGAGTTTGACCTTATGGAGGCAACTTATAGTAAGATTTTTACCCGTTTGGGGCTAAATTTTAGAGCTGTTGAGGCTGATAGCGGAGCCATTGGCGGTAGCGGAAGTAAAGAATTTATGGTGCTTGCAAGTAACGGCGAGGACGACATACTTTGCTGTGAGGCTTGCAGATACGCTGCAAACGTCGAGGCTGCAAGACGCAAACCAAGAGTAAGCGAGGCTGAGGCGCCAGAGGCGGACGCGGCTAAATTTCTAACGCCAAATGCAAAAACTATAAAAGATGTGGCGGAGTTTTTTAAAGTTAGCGAGTTTTACTGCATAAAAGCTGTTATGAAAAAGGCGATTTACGAGGATAAAGAGGAGGTTGTGGTCTTTTTTGTAAGGGGCGATGACGAGCTTCAAGAGACAAAGGCGCAAAACGCTTGCAAGGCGCTTGAACTTGTCGATGCTAGCGAGGCTGACGTGGCTAAAGCTGGATTATCTGCTGGTTTTTGCGGGCCAGTTGGGCTAAAGGATGTGAAATTTTTCATAGATAACGAGCTAAGGGGCGCAAATAACATGATATGTGGCGCTAACGAAAAAGACTATCACTTTGTTGGCGTTAGTGTTAGCGGATTTAACGAAGAGAGATTTAAAGACCTTGTAAAGGTAAAAGAGGGCGATAAATGCCCAGTTTGTGGCGGAAATTTAAAACTTAGCAAAGGCATAGAAGTCGGTCATATATTTCAGCTAGGCGATAAATATTCAGCTGCGATGAATGCGACATATCTTGATGAAAACGGCAAGGCAAAGCCATTTTTGATGGGCTGCTACGGCATTGGCATAAGCAGGCTTATCGCTGTGATGATAGAGGCTAGCCACGATGAGAAGGGCTGCATCTGGAAAAAAGAGTGCGCGCCGTTTGACGTGGAGATCATCATCTCAAATTTAAAAGATGAAGCGGGCGTAAAATTTGCGTTTGAGCTTTACGAGAGCCTTAAAAAAGCTGGCGTTAGCGTCATCATCGACGATAGAAACGAGAGATTTGGCGTTAAGATGAATGATTTTGAGCTTATAGGCTTCCCTTATGCGCTGCTTGTGGGTAAAGAATTTGCAAATGGCAAGGTTGAGTTTATCACGAGAGATGGGCTAAGCAAAGAGGCGATAGAGGCAAACGATGCCTTTAGAAAGATAAAAGAGAGCTTATGAGATTTTTTGTATTTTTGTTTTTTTTGATAGAAGCGGTCTTTATCTATCTTTTTGTAGATAAATTTGGCTTTTTAAACTATTTTCTTGAGGTGCTGGTTTCTGGACTTGTTGGCATCGCACTTCTTTTTAATGCTGGATTTTCTAGTTTAAATTCGCCTCAAGTGGCGTTTAAGAGCTTTCTTGGCGGAAATTTATTTAGCCAGCTAGGGCTTAGCTTTGGCGGAGCGCTACTCTTTTTACCAGGGATTTTGACAGATATTTTTGGTATTGCCGTGATCGTTTTTTCTTTAGTATTTAAGAAAAATGCATCGAAAAATGAGAGCTATCAGGAATTTAAATTTCAAAACTTTAGCGAGCATGGAAGTAAAAAAGATGATGGTGAGATCATCGATGTTGAGGTCATCGAAGAGCCAAAAAGAGTAAATTAGGAGAGATGATGAAAGAGATAAAAATAGCAACTAGAAAGAGCATCTTAGCACTTTGGCAAAGCGAGCATATCAAGGCTAGGATCGAGGCGCAGCACAAGGGCGTGAAGGTCGTGCTTGAGGGTATGAAGACAAAGGGCGATGTGATCCTTGACACGCCACTAGCCAAGATCGGCGGCAAAGGGCTTTTTACAAAAGAGCTTGAAGATAGCATGCTAAAAGGCGAGACTGACATCGCAGTCCATAGCCTAAAAGACGTGCCAGTAGTCTTTCCAGAAGGGCTTAAACTAGCGGCCATTTGCTCACGCGAGGACACAAGAGATGCGATGATAAGTGAGAAATTTGCTAAATTTAGCGACCTACCGCACGGCGCAAAGGTTGGAACAACGAGCCTGCGCCGCAAGATGCAGCTACTTATCATGAGACCTGATCTTGAGATCATCTCGCTTCGTGGAAATGTGCAAACTAGACTTAGAAAGCTAAAAGAGGGCGAATTTGACGCGATCATTTTAGCTATGGCTGGCATAAACCGCCTAAATATCAAGGCTGAAGTGGCGCACATCTACACATTTGGCTTTGACGAGATGATACCTGCGATGGGTCAGGGTGCTCTTGGCGTCGAGGCTAGAGATGAGAAGCAAATTTTAGATGAGATCTCTTTTTTAAATGATGAAAATGCGGTCATCGAAACGACCATAGAGCGTGACTTCGTAAGCGTTTTAGAGGGTGGCTGCCAAGTGCCAATAGGCATAAGCGCAAGGCTAAAAGGTGATGAAATTTCTATCAATGCGATCGTTGGTCTGCCTGATGGAAGCGAGTTTATAAAAGATAGCTTAAAGACTAGCAAAGATAAATTTCAAAGCATCGGCAAAGAACTAGCGCATAAATTTATAGAAAAAGGGGCGAAAGAGCTTTTAAGGCGCGCTGAAGAGATGGCGTAAGCGTGTTTGAGATAAATTTTAAAGCAAAAGCCATAAGCGCCACCAAAAATAGCAAAGACAACTACTATATGATCGGTCTTGCAGACGACAAATATGACTACAAAAACTACATAATCTTTCAAAGACCGATCAAACTAAAAAAGGGCGACGACGAAAACGTCGAGATAAACGGTCTATATGCAGAGTGTAATGGCGACATTTGCTACAACGCTTGCAAAAGGGTGAAGATCACTGATATGAGCATTATTTTTGAGGTGCAAGATAGCCTCATTTGCGTAGATACCGAGGGCGTTAAGCTTAATGAGCGCTTTATGAAATATAGCAAAGAGATATTTGGCGAGCTGTTAGAGTAGTTGTAAATTTAATCTTTTTGCTAAAAAGTTCAAATTTTTTAAATTTCACTGCAGCTTTATGGTGTTAGATGGCGAGTAAATTTAGCAAAGTAAAACTCGCATAAAGCGTTTTAAAATGCAGATATTTGGTGGGCTGCCAAAAGGCTTGCCAAATTTGATAAATTAGATAAATCTGGTTTGCTGTGTCTGGTAAATTTATGATGATATGGTGACTTTGGTTAAATTTTGAGGCGGGCAAGGTGGGTTTGCGGGTTAAATTTGCCGTATGATTTTAAGGTAGTTAAAATACGAAATTTTTAAAATTTACTGCCATTTTGTGGTAATAAAAGTTAAAATTTGGATAAATAAAAGCTACATATCGTACAACTAACGCAGTTTTGCATAGCTTGAAAACCAAAAACTTTACTGCGCTACTTCATCTAAAACTAAAAGAGAAGTGACCAAAAATGGCTTAAATTTACCGCTATTTTACGGCTAAAAAATTTAGATAAAAATCCACAAACGGCAAAAGTAGCGCACATAGCTAGAAGCCAAAACGCCTTTACAACGCTCTTGAAAACCACACTGGATTAAAATTTGATATTAAAATCCCTTGCGATCTTTGCTCTTAGATCCTCGCCGATCTTATTAAACATAGCGTTCATTTCGGCATTTTTGCTCATAAATTTTTCTATTTGTAAATTTATCTCATTGCCTTTTTCTTTTATCATCTCGCGAGCTTTCTGTTCTGCGCTATCCTTGCTATTTTGGGCGAGTTTGGTGAGTGAGTTTGCAAAAACTTGCTTGATATCGTCCTTACTCTGCGCCCCAAAAAGCGCGCTTATGACCTGCTCTAAAAACGGCTCTATCTCACTAAATAGGGCGGAATTTTGCTTCACATTTTGCACTTGCTGGCTCACATGCTCGCCAAAGACGCATTCGTTGCAAAAGTGCTCGCAGTTGTTGATGAGCAGGTTGTATTTTTGCTCGCCTACGCGCTCCTTAGCCCGACGCGCCACCTCCTGGCCGCTAAATGGCGCATTTGTATACTCTTTTATCTGCCAAGTATCGCCACTAGCAAACTCCTCGAGGCTAGTCATCTCTACCTTTGCGATGTTGCGTTTATCTAGCGGTACGACGTTGCTTAAGATCTCCTCAAAACAGCTTTTTTCAAGCACGATCCCACGCGCCAAGCCGTTATAATGCACGACCATATCATTTCCGACGTAGATGCCGTGATGTTCGTAAAGCTTTACGCCAAACACGCTTCTGTCTACGAAGATGTGATCGCCTATTTTTAGTAAATTTCCCATATCTCTCTCTAAAATTTCTTAATAAAACGACAAATTTAGCCCAATTTTGCTAAATTTCAAATAGTTTCTGCATGGCGTAAATTTACTTTTTCAGGATGTGGCAGGCAAAACGCCTTTTTACGAGCTAACTGCCTGTGATAAATAAAGTAAATTTTGGCTATCATCTTTAAAAATTTAAGGAAAAATATGGACTACATCAAGCTTTTAAAAGATAACGGCCTACTTAGGGTGATCGATGAGCCAACAGATATCGACCTAGAGATCGCACACGCTAGCTACATCGAGGTCAAGCGTGAGGGCTCACAAGCACTACTTTTTACAAACCCAGTCTGCAAAAAAACTGGGCGTAAATTTGCCCCTGTGCTTACAAATATCTACGGCTCAAAAAGGGCGCTTGAGCTGATATTTGGCGTGGAGCCTGATGAGATCGCAGCCCAGATAGAGAGGCTTTTAAAGCCCAAAAAGCCTGAAAATTTCAAAGAGAAGCTTGACTTTTTATCATATCTTTTTAGTATGAGAAAAATTTTTACCAAAAGGCTAAAAGGCGAGGGCGAGTGCCAGCAGGTCAAATTTATGGGCGAGCAGGCTGATCTTTTGAGCCTGCCTGCGCTAAAGACCTGGCCGCATGACGGAGGTGCTTTTATCACGATGGGGCAGGTCTATACGCAAAGCCTAGACGGTGCGCTGCAAAATTTAGGCATGTATAGACTGCAAATTTATGATAAAAATCGCCTCGGCATGCACTGGCAGATACACAAAGACGGCGCAAATTTCTTTCACGAGTATAAGTGCGCTGGCAAAAAGATGCCAGTCTCTGTGGCGATCGGTGGCGATCCGCTCTATATCTGGTGCGGTCAAGCGCCGCTGCCAAAGGGCGTCTTTGAGCTGCTACTTTACGGCTTTATCCGCAAAGAGCCAGCAAGGCTTGTAAAGTCGCTCACTAATGAAATTTACGTCCCGCAAGACGCCGACTACGTGATAGAGGGCTTTGTCGATACGACTAAGAGCGAGCTTGAGGGGCCATTTGGCGATCACACCGGCTTTTATACGCCGGTTGAGCCGTTTCCAGTGATGGAGGTCACGGCGATAACGAGTAAGCAAGACCCTGTCTTTCACGCGACCGTAGTTGGCAAGCCGCCGCTTGAGGATAAGTATATGGGCTGGGCGACTGAGCGCATTTTCTTGCCACTTTTGCGAACGACCGTGCCAGAGCTACTTGACTACAACATGCCTGAAAATGGTGTTTTTCACAACCTTATCCTAGCCAAGATAAATGCCCTTTATCCAGCGCACGCAAAGCAGGCGATGCACGCATTTTGGGGCGTTGGGCAGATGAGCTTTGTAAAGCACGCTATCTTTGTTGGTAACGATGCACCAGAGCTAGCAGAATACGATAAATTTGCGGACTTTGTGCTTGATAGATTTGGCAGTGAGAGTGTGCTGATAAGCCAAGGTGTGTGCGATCAGCTCGATCACGCCAGTCCAAACTCGTGCTTTGGTGGTAAGCTAGGCATCGACGCGACGCAGGATTTTTGTAAATTTACCCCTGTGGTTTTAAGCGATAACGAGCTTTTGGCTAAATTTCAAAGCGTTGTGCCAAATGTTAAGGAGCTTAGGCAGTTTAAAAAAGAGAGCAAAACGCCTATTTGCATGGTGAAATTTGAAAAAGAAAGCCCTGTAAAAGAACTCTTTATCAAGCTTTTAGTATTTAAAGAATTTTTCAAGCTTCTTGTTGTCGTCGATATGCAAAACTACCTAGAAAACCCATATATGCTGCTTTGGCGTGTGACAAACAATATTGACGCCTTGCGTGATATCTACATTGATGGCGAAAATTTCTGCGTAAATGCGACGAGCAAGGACGAGCTAGAGGGATATACTCGTGGCTGGCCTATGCAAACTGACTGCGACCGCGAAGTGGTGGCTGAGCTTGTTAAACGAGGCGTAGTGAAAGATGAGCCAGAGCTTTTTAGCAAATTTGAGATATTTGGGTAGGGTTGTAGCCTAGTGGCTTTGGGTGGTTGTGCGTAAAAGAGGTAAGAAAATGCGCTCCGTAGCCCAGCCCATATACGTATATTTAAGTGACTGCTTGCCGGTCGCAGTCGTGTGAAATGCTGGGGGGCTTGCTCGTTATCGCCGTGACCTCCATCACTAAAAATGGCTCAACCCTCGTATAAAAGCCGGTGTGATCGCTCAAGCTCGCTTATAGTCGTATCGGCGAATCCCTTTATTGCTAGGCTTTAAATTTGATTCATCATTTTTGGCTTGATAAATTTGCTTTGAAATTTAAAATAGATCAGCTTCTACACTTAACAATGGCTTAGTTTAAGGCTATTTTTATATCACAGCATAAAATTTCTAGTTAAATTTATCTGTTTTTCTAGGTTTTCTGTTGGCTTGGTTGGCGCAAACGAAAATTTTTAAATTTAGCACTTCAATTTTCTTAAAATACTAAAAATAATATGTAAAAAATTATGTAAAATAATATGATTTTGCTTTATTGGAGGTAAAATTTAGAGTGGTGTGCTAGGAAATTTTAAATTTGATCTATTGCGATGAGCGCAAAAACTTTTAAATTTAAAAGCTAGAAGTGTTAAAACATTTAAATTTAAAAAACAGAAGTTTGAAAACTTTTTTTAAAAACTGAAAGTGTCAAAACATTTAAACTTAACAAAGTTAGCAGATTATAGGCGTGTTTTTATAAAGCTGTGTTTTATCTGCTCTTGGGTAAATTTGCATGTAAATACAAAGCCTACTTGCCTGACTTTTGCTAATAATTTTTTTAGTTTTTAAGTGGTTAAAGTTAGCGTATTGGATCAAATTTAAAATAGTGAGCTTGTGGAATTTAAAGTATTTTAAGTTAGGCTACGTGCTTGTTTTGCGTTGAACTATAAAACCTTGCCTACTGGTCTTTTGCTTTAAAACAAATTTGGTGCAAGAGAACAAATTTAAAAGCAAGCTTGACAAAATTTAAAATAAAGCTAGTAAATTTGGCTTATAAATTTGCTAGATAATGCCATTGTGTGGCGATCTGCTTGGTTGTTTTTTTGGCTCGCGCTATTTTTGTACCGATAGGTAGCGGTGTTATAAATTTAGATATAGCCGAAATTTGGTCAAAATTTACTAAATCAAGTTTTTTAAAGATCATCTGCTGTTTTGATTTTTGTACTGCAAGGCAAATGTAAGCATAATTTTTAGAAGTGGCTAGTAAAAATGGATCATAAATTTGACAACTCTAGTTTGAAAATTTACCTTTAACTACCGACGTTTTGCTTT
This genomic stretch from Campylobacter concisus harbors:
- a CDS encoding polyprenyl synthetase family protein, yielding MDKIDEIMSKFISELGYKEAFEMFLKISSGKKLRSKLLLKIAGESEISLKLCAIIELIHLASLLHDDVIDEANIRRGKPSINALFGSKNSVMLGDILYSKAYFELTKFDPSIAAVISDAVSKLSIGEMMDVKMAENFNENEQEYLKMIYYKTAVLIEATAICGAKLAGKDSKKFGIYGKNLGLAFQIVDDILDITQDEKTLGKPALNDFVEGKTTLPYIYLYKSLDEAGRAKLRSLWAKKLNADEISWLKENFDKTSSLSKAVSEAKRLGAEAIEAIKEYKNAELEGIIKSMIDREF
- the hemA gene encoding glutamyl-tRNA reductase — its product is MHYLDISFTYKNTDISVREKLAFDSDDKKEQILKLINSNKNIKESMVLNTCNRVEIIASVEDVKAATAHIIRCMSIFSGVFEDELYERADIYENSGAAHHLFAVASSLDSLVVGETQIVGQLKNAFKFAYDNNSCGEDISKIIHYACKCAAKVRNETQISKNPISVSSVAVAKAKEIFGTLEGKTAIVVGAGEMGELAAKHLISSGAEVIIINRSSERVEQLVDSLGDNASWDSILKLKEYVNNYDLIFSSTAAPHAIITGEIIEPREFHRYFFDIAVPRDIDLLNTELISVYTVDSLEEIVRKNLALREEQAQKAYSIVGQDTSEFLKTLKEDMSVPLIKSIRKQAEICAKNELEKAMKKGYLKHSDYDEAQKLIHQVFKAFLHQPTMKLKGLADEERASELSNGVKFLFDIKDEQNFQAGDIDEI
- a CDS encoding proline--tRNA ligase, yielding MKFSKFYAPTTKEAPKDASLPSHQFLIRGGFVEQIGSGLYNYLPLGKIMHDKISRVVKEEMNEAGALEVSFSVVTSGELWKQSGRYNVFGKELLRFKDRKDNDFVISPTNEEAAVALVRGKVTSYKQLPLNLYQINTKFRDEARPRFGLLRGREFTMKDGYSFHSSKEDLKREFDLMEATYSKIFTRLGLNFRAVEADSGAIGGSGSKEFMVLASNGEDDILCCEACRYAANVEAARRKPRVSEAEAPEADAAKFLTPNAKTIKDVAEFFKVSEFYCIKAVMKKAIYEDKEEVVVFFVRGDDELQETKAQNACKALELVDASEADVAKAGLSAGFCGPVGLKDVKFFIDNELRGANNMICGANEKDYHFVGVSVSGFNEERFKDLVKVKEGDKCPVCGGNLKLSKGIEVGHIFQLGDKYSAAMNATYLDENGKAKPFLMGCYGIGISRLIAVMIEASHDEKGCIWKKECAPFDVEIIISNLKDEAGVKFAFELYESLKKAGVSVIIDDRNERFGVKMNDFELIGFPYALLVGKEFANGKVEFITRDGLSKEAIEANDAFRKIKESL
- a CDS encoding FxsA family protein, which codes for MRFFVFLFFLIEAVFIYLFVDKFGFLNYFLEVLVSGLVGIALLFNAGFSSLNSPQVAFKSFLGGNLFSQLGLSFGGALLFLPGILTDIFGIAVIVFSLVFKKNASKNESYQEFKFQNFSEHGSKKDDGEIIDVEVIEEPKRVN
- the hemC gene encoding hydroxymethylbilane synthase, which produces MKEIKIATRKSILALWQSEHIKARIEAQHKGVKVVLEGMKTKGDVILDTPLAKIGGKGLFTKELEDSMLKGETDIAVHSLKDVPVVFPEGLKLAAICSREDTRDAMISEKFAKFSDLPHGAKVGTTSLRRKMQLLIMRPDLEIISLRGNVQTRLRKLKEGEFDAIILAMAGINRLNIKAEVAHIYTFGFDEMIPAMGQGALGVEARDEKQILDEISFLNDENAVIETTIERDFVSVLEGGCQVPIGISARLKGDEISINAIVGLPDGSEFIKDSLKTSKDKFQSIGKELAHKFIEKGAKELLRRAEEMA
- a CDS encoding Imm10 family immunity protein, which encodes MFEINFKAKAISATKNSKDNYYMIGLADDKYDYKNYIIFQRPIKLKKGDDENVEINGLYAECNGDICYNACKRVKITDMSIIFEVQDSLICVDTEGVKLNERFMKYSKEIFGELLE
- a CDS encoding lecithin retinol acyltransferase family protein; this translates as MGNLLKIGDHIFVDRSVFGVKLYEHHGIYVGNDMVVHYNGLARGIVLEKSCFEEILSNVVPLDKRNIAKVEMTSLEEFASGDTWQIKEYTNAPFSGQEVARRAKERVGEQKYNLLINNCEHFCNECVFGEHVSQQVQNVKQNSALFSEIEPFLEQVISALFGAQSKDDIKQVFANSLTKLAQNSKDSAEQKAREMIKEKGNEINLQIEKFMSKNAEMNAMFNKIGEDLRAKIARDFNIKF
- a CDS encoding menaquinone biosynthesis decarboxylase; amino-acid sequence: MDYIKLLKDNGLLRVIDEPTDIDLEIAHASYIEVKREGSQALLFTNPVCKKTGRKFAPVLTNIYGSKRALELIFGVEPDEIAAQIERLLKPKKPENFKEKLDFLSYLFSMRKIFTKRLKGEGECQQVKFMGEQADLLSLPALKTWPHDGGAFITMGQVYTQSLDGALQNLGMYRLQIYDKNRLGMHWQIHKDGANFFHEYKCAGKKMPVSVAIGGDPLYIWCGQAPLPKGVFELLLYGFIRKEPARLVKSLTNEIYVPQDADYVIEGFVDTTKSELEGPFGDHTGFYTPVEPFPVMEVTAITSKQDPVFHATVVGKPPLEDKYMGWATERIFLPLLRTTVPELLDYNMPENGVFHNLILAKINALYPAHAKQAMHAFWGVGQMSFVKHAIFVGNDAPELAEYDKFADFVLDRFGSESVLISQGVCDQLDHASPNSCFGGKLGIDATQDFCKFTPVVLSDNELLAKFQSVVPNVKELRQFKKESKTPICMVKFEKESPVKELFIKLLVFKEFFKLLVVVDMQNYLENPYMLLWRVTNNIDALRDIYIDGENFCVNATSKDELEGYTRGWPMQTDCDREVVAELVKRGVVKDEPELFSKFEIFG